A single window of Malus sylvestris chromosome 5, drMalSylv7.2, whole genome shotgun sequence DNA harbors:
- the LOC126624668 gene encoding protein ALP1-like, translating into MESATLVALLSSISQLIVLLLLSPNSADSNSAANAFPIVNNFLSSHETAAALSLLTLSRKRKRTHFSERDSEPDDHESDHELGGGDSVRLGLSRSPDSFRNCFRMTSSTFEWLCGLLEPLLECRDPVGSPLNLSADLRLGMGLFRLSTGSSYPEISKQFGVSEMVARFCAKQLCRVLCTNYRFWIEFPNPNELDSVSAAFETQTGLPNCCGVIDCTRFKIVRNGGVQEESIAAQITVDSSSRILSIVAGFRGNKGDSRVLRSSTLYKDIEAGKLLNSPPASVNGVAVNQYLIGDGGYPLLPWLMVPFVDAVKGSPEEHFNAAHNVMRLSALRTIVSLKNWGVLSRPIQEEMKMAVAYIGACSILHNGLLRREDFSALCDGLDDYSLYDQSSQYYRDTSLEENSIERKASVIRSALATKAK; encoded by the coding sequence ATGGAATCCGCCACCCTCGTAGCTCTCCTCTCTTCCATCTCCCAACTcatcgtcctcctcctcctctctcccaACTCCGCCGATTCCAATTCCGCCGCTAATGCCTTCCCAATCGTCAACAATTTCCTCTCATCCCACGAAACCGCCGCCGCCCTCTCCCTCCTCACCCTTTCCCGGAAACGAAAGCGAACCCATTTCTCAGAACGGGATTCTGAGCCCGATGACCATGAGAGCGATCATGAACTTGGCGGCGGTGACTCAGTCCGACTCGGTCTGAGTCGGAGCCCGGACTCGTTCAGAAACTGCTTCAGAATGACCTCGTCCACCTTCGAATGGCTCTGCGGGTTACTCGAGCCGTTGCTCGAGTGTCGTGACCCAGTTGGGTCGCCTCTCAATCTCTCTGCCGATCTCCGTCTCGGTATGGGCTTGTTTCGGCTGTCCACCGGCTCCAGCTACCCCGAAATTTCAAAGCAATTCGGGGTTTCGGAGATGGTGGCCAGGTTCTGCGCCAAGCAATTGTGCCGAGTTCTTTGCACCAATTACCGGTTCTGGATTGAATTTCCCAACCCAAATGAGCTTGATTCTGTATCGGCGGCTTTCGAAACCCAAACTGGTTTGCCCAATTGTTGCGGTGTGATTGACTGCACAAGGTTTAAAATTGTTAGAAATGGTGGGGTGCAAGAAGAAAGCATTGCTGCCCAAATCACGGTGGATTCTTCGTCACGAATTCTCAGCATAGTCGCCGGTTTTCGTGGCAATAAGGGTGATTCAAGAGTACTAAGGTCGTCGACTTTGTACAAGGATATTGAAGCGGGAAAGTTGTTGAATTCTCCTCCGGCTTCTGTCAATGGGGTGGCTGTGAATCAGTACTTGATAGGAGATGGAGGGTATCCTTTGCTTCCTTGGCTTATGGTCCCTTTCGTTGATGCCGTGAAGGGCTCACCCGAAGAGCATTTCAATGCAGCACACAATGTGATGCGCCTTTCGGCGCTTAGGACGATTGTAAGTCTGAAGAATTGGGGTGTTTTGAGCCGACCAATACAAGAGGAgatgaagatggcagtggcttATATCGGTGCTTGTTCGATATTGCATAATGGTTTGTTGAGGAGGGAGGACTTTTCTGCATTGTGTGATGGGTTGGATGATTATTCCTTGTATGATCAGAGCTCTCAGTATTATAGGGATACTAGTTTGGAGGAGAATTCGATTGAGAGGAAGGCTTCTGTTATTCGAAGTGCATTGGCTACGAAAGCGAAATAG